AAGCCAGCCGTCCGGGCGTGGAGCACGACCCCGACCGTCACGAAGTCGCCCCGGAGCGGGCACGGCACGACGCGCACCGTGGCGTAGTCGTAATCGTGGAGCTGGGGTTCGGTCGGGGCGCTCATCGTCGGTACGGCAGCGAGGCGGGCGTGGCGGACTGCACAGCCACCCGGGCTTGCTCCGCTTCCTCGGCAAACGCGCGGGATGTTTCGAGGCGGGCCCGGAAGTAGTCGGCATATGCCTGCCGGTTAGCCTCGGCCGTCTCGAAGGGTGGCGTCCGGCCGGGCGGGGCGTCCATCAGCATCGCGTCCGGGACGGCGGCGAGCACGTCGTGCACGGCCTCTCCGGTGAGGCGCGGCGCGAGGCGGGCGTCGGCGTCGGCGATGCTCGCGGCGCGCGGGAGCAAGACGTGGTCTCTGATCGAGGCGAAGGCGGCACGGGCGCGGGCCTCGGTCACGCTCGGCCAGTCGTGGTGAAAGTAGAGCGCCGCGCCGTGGTCGATCAGCCAGACCTCGTCCTCCCACACGAGCAGGTTCGGGTTGCGCGCCGTCCGGTCGATGTTGGTCGTGAGCGCGTCGAGCCAGACGATCTCGGCGGCCCGCGCCGGGTCGACCAGGTCGGCCGCCGCGACGGGGTCGTAGGTGAACGCCCCGTCGAGGTAGCGCAGGCCGACGTTGGCACCCCGGCTGCCGCGCAGGATGTCCTGAATCTCCGGGTCCGGCTCCGTCCGCCCGAAGCCCTCGCCCAGGTCGACTACGGCGAGGTCCGGCACCGGCAGCCCGAGGTGCTGCGCGAGCTGCCCGACGATCAGCTCGGCGAGGAGTGCCGGAGCCCCCTGTCCCGCGCCGCGAAACTTAACCACGAAGAGGTCGCTGCTCTCCGTCTCTATGATGGCGGGCAGCGAGCCGCCCTCGCGGAGCGGCACGGCGTAGCGCGCGGCAGTGTGGGTCGAGAGTGGCGGAGGCATGGCGGCGGGGGTTAGACGCTACCGTTGTAGCGCGGGCGAGGCGCAGCGTTCCAGAAGTAGACCGTACTCCGCGGTGCCGTTCGGCAGTGCGCCAAGCACACGACCTAACGAAGCAGGATAAAAATAACTTGTCTTGTGTCTCGCCGCGTTGTACGTTTGCGCTACTGTTTGTAGTATGGTTCGTCACCCCGGCTCTTAATGATCGTGCCCGGCCCACCGCCCAGGCGCTCGCGCCCGACCCGACGCGCAGCCGCGCTGCTTCTCGCGGCAGTGCTGGGCGGGTGGAGCGCGCACGCGCACGGCGCGCTGGACGCGCCCCCGGACGGCCTGTGGTTCCACCACCTCACGAACGAGGACGGGCTGCCCCAGAACTTCGTGACCGCGATGGCCCAGGACAACACGGGCTACCTCTGGTTCGCCACCGTCGGCGGGCTGGCGCGCTTCGACGGGCGCGAGGTAGTCGTCTTCCAGCCGGACCCCGACGACCCGGCGTCGCTCCCCGAGATGACGGTCCTCGCCCTCACCGTGGCGCGCGACGGAACGCTCTGGATCGGGACGCAGAACCTGGGCCTGGTACGCTACCGGCCCGACGGGACCTTCGCCTCCTACCCCTTCGCTGGCGCGCCCGGCGGGCCGGGCCTGCCGGACCAGGTCGAGAGCATCGCTGAGGCTGCCGATGGCACGCTCTGGGTTGCCGGGGCCGGACGCTTGGCCCGCTTCGATCCGGGCACAGGCGAGGCCGAGCGCATCGACACCGGCCCGCACGTCGTCGGCCGGGCGCTGCTCGCCCGCGGCGACGCGGTCTGGGCCGGGGCTCCCAGCACCCTGCTCCGCATCGAGGCCGGCACGGGCCGGTGGGAGGCCGTCGCGCTGCCTCCCGCGCGGGCCGACCCGGGCGCGTTCCTCCCGAGCCGGCTCCTGATGAGCCGCGACGGCCAACTCCATGTGGGGACAACCGAGGGACTGCTGGGCTACGACCCCGTCACTGGGCGGTTCAGCGACCACCGCGACGCCGTCGGGGGGCTGGTCCAGGACGTCGCGGCCTACGGCGAGGCCGCCCTGCTGCTGCTCTCGCGCCGAGGGCTCGAGCACTTCGACACGCGCACCGGCGCGGCGACGGTCGTCCTCGACTCCTTCTACGACCTCCCGACCCTCCCCAGCCTCCTCCCGTTCGTCTCGGTCTTCATCAGCTCCGACGGCGTGCTGTGGCTCGGCTCCAACGGCACGGGCGTCCTCTACGCCGACCTCCGCACGAGTCGCTTTCCGCTCTACGGCTCCATTCCCGGCGACCCGAGCACGCTCGCCAACCCGTTCGTCCGCTCGGTCGCGGCGGACTCCGCGACGGCCTGGATCGGGACGGCGCGCGGGGGAATCGCGCGGATGGACCTCCGCACCCGTGCCGTCGAGCGGCTGGGCCCTGCCCCCTTCGGTCCTGGAAACCCTGACCGGTTCGACTCGGAGGAGACCGCGTGGGGCCTCGACCTCGACCGGTCGGGCCGGCTCTGGGCCTCCTACCCGGACCGGACCGAACTGCGCGACCCACAGACCGGCCGCCTCGTGCAGCGCTACCCAGTCCCGGAAGCGTACGCGCCGGTCTTTGCGCCCATGTTCCACTACGAGGACGCCCGCGGCCGGCACTGGACCGGCCGCCCGACCTTCGGCACAGTCGATCCGGAGACGGGCAGCTTCAGTCCCGTGCTCGGTACGCCGGAGGAGCCACTCGTGGTGCACCGCCTCCACGACGCCGGCAACACCTTCTGGCTTGCCACGCTGGACCGCGGCCTCGTCCGCTACGATCTCGCCACCGGCGACACCGTAGCCTACCGCCCCGTTCTGGGCGACGG
Above is a window of Bacteroidota bacterium DNA encoding:
- a CDS encoding DUF3037 domain-containing protein gives rise to the protein MSAPTEPQLHDYDYATVRVVPCPLRGDFVTVGVVLHARTAGFLAARLRRDAGWLAARCPSLDAGLLARYLAAYEQVA
- a CDS encoding HipA family kinase — protein: MPPPLSTHTAARYAVPLREGGSLPAIIETESSDLFVVKFRGAGQGAPALLAELIVGQLAQHLGLPVPDLAVVDLGEGFGRTEPDPEIQDILRGSRGANVGLRYLDGAFTYDPVAAADLVDPARAAEIVWLDALTTNIDRTARNPNLLVWEDEVWLIDHGAALYFHHDWPSVTEARARAAFASIRDHVLLPRAASIADADARLAPRLTGEAVHDVLAAVPDAMLMDAPPGRTPPFETAEANRQAYADYFRARLETSRAFAEEAEQARVAVQSATPASLPYRR